The window TTGTCGCCGGCGCGCGCGAAGCCCGGTCCCTCGACCGCGTTCGACCACGGCAGACCCTTCGCCTGCTTCTTGATGTCGGACTCGGCGCCCGGTCCGGCGAACAGCACGACGACGATCTCCGGCCGCGCCGCGTGGACCAGCTCGCGCTCGCCCTTCGGCTCGGGGGCGCTCGCGAGCTCGAGCGCGTCGCGGATCATCGCGCCCGGCTGGCTCACGTACGCCGCGCGCTTGCGCGGCAGCGTGTACACCTTCTTCGCGACGATCGGCTCGATGTGGAAGCGGCGCGAGGAGACCTCGTCGTAGTACGAGACCAGGCGGTCGATGTAGCCGCTGCGGCTCGCGTTCTGGAAGTCGCTCCACGGCCGCGTCGACGGCTGGTCGGGGAAGTCGACGCGCAGGAAGAGCACGCGCGCGTTCGCGGGGACCGGCGTCCGGCGCGGGGTCGGCGCGGCGCTCGCTTGCGGATCGCCTTGCGCCGCCGCGGCCGCCGCGCCTGCCGACGGCGCTGCGGCCTGCGCCGTCGCCGTGCTCGCCGTCGCCAGCACGAGCGCCGCGACCAGCGCGGGAAACGCGCGCCGGAGGCCGCGTTGACAAGCTCTCCACCCGCATGCCAGCAACGCGACAGGACCGCAGGAGGAGTGCGGTCGCACGATGCCCAAGCTCATCATTCAGATTCCGTGTCTCAACGAGGCGGAAACGTTGCCCGAGACGGTCGCCGCCCTGCCGCGCAAGCTACCGGGCATCGACTCGATCGAGATCCTGGTCATCGACGACGGGTCGGAGGACGGGACGGTGGAGGTGGCGCGACGCCTCGGCGTCGACCACATCGTGCGGTTTCCGCAGCATCAGGGGTTGGCGAAGGCGTTCTCGGCGGGAATCGATGCAGCTCTCAAGCTCGGCGCCGACATCATCGTCAACACGGATGCCGACAACCAGTATGAAGCGCACGACATCCCGGCGCTGGTCAAGCCGATCCTCGACGGTCGCGCCGACATGGTCATCGGCGACCGCGGGCCGGAGAGCCTCGAGCACTTCAGCCCGCTGAAGCGCGCGCTGCAGTTCTACGGCAGCTGGGTGGTGCGCGGCCTCTCGGGGACCAACGTGCCCGACGCCGCGAGCGGCTTCCGCGCGCTGTCGCGCCGCGCCGCGCTGCGCCTCAACGTGATGTCGGACTTCACCTACACGCTCGAGACGCTGGTCCAGGCGGGCAAGAAGCAGCTCGCGGTGACGCACGTCCCGGTGCGCACGCGCAAGACGCGCCCGTCGCGCCTGTTCTCGAGCATCCCGACCTACCTGCGGCGCTCGTTCGTCACGCTGGTGCGGATCTACTCGCTGTACGAGCCGATCCGGGTGTTCTGGACGCTCGGCGCGGTGATGGTGTCGATCGGCATCCTGATCGGGCTGCGCTTCCTCTACTACTACTTCTTCGAACCCGCCGGCGCCGGCAAGGTGCAGTCGCTGATCCTCGCCGCGGCCCTGTCGATCATCGGCATGCAGACCATCCTGATGGGGCTCGTCGCCGACTTGATCGCCTCGAGCCGCTCGCTGATCGAGGACACGCTGCTGCGCGTGCGCAAGATGGAGCTGCGTCTCGGCGAGGCGCCCGACACCGAGCCGGGCTACCATCCCGAGCAGGAGGAGCTCGAGCCGCTCGAGGTGCAGCGGGGGACGGGCGCGGCGTCGCGGTGATCGCGCTCCTGTTCGGGACGTACAACTCGCGACACGCGGCGAACTCCCTCCTCGCGTCGGACCTGCGCGCGGCGGGATTCGAGGTGCGCGAGTGCCACGAGCCGCTGTGGGAGGCGACGCGCGACAAGGACGCGCCGTACTTCGCGCCGCTCGGTCTCGCGCGTCTCGCACTGCGCTACCTCGCCGCGGCTGCGCGTCTCGCGCGCCGCTTTCCGGCGAGCGCGCGCGGCGCGTCGCTCGTGGTCGCGGGCTTCAACGGCCAGCTCGACGTGCTGCTCGCGCGCGCTCTCGCCGGCGGGCGTCGCGTGCTGTTCGCGCCGCTCGTGACGGTCAGCGAGACGCTGATCGACGATCGCGCGACGTATCGCGACGGCACGCTCGCCGGACGTCTCCTGCGCGCGCTCGATCGCCGGACGCTGGCCGCGGCGGACGTCGTGCTGATCGACACCGCGGCGCACCGCGACTACCTGATCGCGCGCCTCGGCGCCGAGCCGGCGCGCGTGGTCGTGCAGTACCTCGGCGCCGAGCCGGCGTTCGCCGCGGCCGAGGCCGCAGGCGACGCCGCGGGGGAAGCCGACGTCGCGAACGCCACCGACGTCGCGAGCGCCGCGCGGCCGCTGCGCGTCCTCGGCTACAGCCAGTACCTGCCGCTGCACGGCAACGAGGTGATCGCGCAGGCGGCGCGCCTGCTGACCGACGACCCGAGCATCGCCTTCGAGCTCGTCGGCACCGGACCCGAGCGCGCCCGCGTCGAGCCGCTGCTGCGCGCTCTGCCGAACGTCACTCTCGTGGATTGGGTTCCCTACGAGGAGCTGCCCGCGCGCATCGCGGCGGCCGACGTGGCGCTCGGCGTCTTCGGCACGACCGACAAGGCGCGCATGGTGATTCCGAACAAGGTCTACCAGGCGGCGCAGGTCGGGCGGGCGATCGTCACGGCCGACACGCCGGCGATCCGCGAGGTGTTCGTGCACGGCGAGTCCGCCTGGCTCGTGCCGCCCGAGCCGCGCGCGCTCGCCGACGCGCTCTTGCGGCTCGCGCGCGATCCCGACCTGCGTGCGCGCCTCGGACGCGGCGCGCGCAGCGCCGTCGAGCGCGCGGCCGGACCCGCGGTGCGCGCCGAGCGGCTGCGCGCGGCGCTCGCGCAGCGCGGGCTCGTCGCGGCTGCGGCGCCGCTCGTGGAGGGAGTCGCGTCGTGAGCGAGCCGGTCGTGGCTGCGGTGGTGGTGACGTGGAACGGCGGCTCGACCACGGACACCTGCATCGAGACGCTGCGCGAGAGCGAGGGCGTGCGCCTGCGGATCATCGTCGTCGACAACGCGTCGCGCCCCGAGGAGCGCGAGCGCCTCGTCCGGCAGTACGGCCAGGCGAGCGACGTCGAGCTCGTGCTGCTCGACGAGAACCGCCACTTCGCGGGCGGCGTCAACGCCGGCGCGCGGCGCGCGCTCGAGGGCGAGGCGACGCACCTGCTGTTCCTCAACAACGACACCATGCTCGCGCGCGACTGCATCCGCCTGCTGGTCGAGACGGCGGAGTCGCACCCCGAAGCCGGCATCGTCGGGCCGGCGCTGCTCGACCTGAAGCCGCCGCACCGTCCACTGTCGCTCGGCGAGCGCTACGCCGCGTGGTCGCTCGCGGTGCCGCGCACGCTGCTCAAGGTGCGCTCGCGCGGCGACGGGTCGCCGTACCGCGTCGGCGGCATCATGGGATCCGCGATCCTCGTCACGCGCGAGTGCTTCGAGCGCGTCGGACCGTACCGCGAGGACCTGCTCGTCTACTACGAGGAGGTCGACTACTGCCTGCGGGCGCGCCGGCTCGGCTACCAGCCGCTGCTCGTGCCGGGCGCCATCGTGCTGCACGACGGCATGCGCGGCTTCGTGACCGGGCTGCAGCCGTACGCGGCGCACCTGAAGACGCGCAACCAGCTTCTCTTGATGCGCGACCACGGCAGCGCCGCCGCGTGGCTCGCGTTCGTGCCGATCTACCTCGGGCTCGTCGTCGGCAGCTCGGTGATCTACGGGCTGCGCGGCCGCAGCGACGTCGTCTCGGCGCTGTGGCGCGGCGTCCGCGAGGGCCTGCGTCACGTGCTCGGCCGGCCGGCGGCCGCCGCGGGCGACGCTGCCTGATGCCGCTCCACGTGGCGATCGGCGCCGTCGTCGGCGTCACCGGCGGTCCCGCGACGTACGCGGTCGAGCTCGTGCACGCGCTCGCGACGCTCGACGATGGGCCGGCGCTCGAGCTCACGGTGCTCACCGACCGCCCGGATCTGTTCGCCGATCTCGCGGGCGTGCGCGTGGTCGACGTCCCGCTCGCGTCGTCGTGGCGCCAGCCGTGGTGGGACAACGTCGCCGTGCCGCGCCACCTGCGCGCGCTCGCGCCGGACGTCTACCACGGCACCAAGCACGCGCTGCCGCTGCTCGCGACGCCTGCGCGGACGGCGCAGGTGGTGACGATCCACGACCTCGCCGTGCTCGCGGAGCCCGAGACCTTCGCGCGCGCGCAGCGTCTGCAGCTGCTCGTCCACCTGCGGCACGCCGCGCGCGCCGCGCAGCGCGTGATCTGCGTCTCGCGTCACGCCGCGGGCGACGTCGAGGCGCGCCTCGGCATCCCGGCCGAGCGCATCGCCGTCGTGCCGCACGGCGTGAGCGCGCGCTTCCGGCCGCTGCAGGACCAGCGGCGCCGCGAGGCGGTGCGGCGCGCCTACGGCGCGGCAGAGGGCTTCCTGGTCTCGTTCGTCGGCACCGCGCAGCCGCGCAAGCGCATCGAGGTGGCGGTCGAGGCGGTCGCGCGCCTGCGCGCGGAGGGGCTGCCGATCGTGCTCGTCATCGCGGGGCGCCGGCGGCCGGGCTACACCGCGCCCTGGCTCGAGCAGCCGCCGCCGTTCGTGCGCCTGCTCGGCGAGGTCGACGCCGAGCGGCTGGTCGAGCTCTATGGCGCGTCGGACGCGATGGTGAGCCCGTCGAGCTTCGAAGGTTTTGGCTTGACGTTCGTCGAGGCGATGGCGTGCGGCTGTCCGGTGATCGGCGTCGCGGCGACGTCGGTGCCGGAGGTGGTGGGCGAGGGCGGTCTGCTGGTCGAGCGTCCGGACGCGGGGCTGGTCGCGGACGCGCTCGCGCGCCTGCTCCGCGACCGCGAGCTCTGGGCCGCGAAGTCGCGCAGCGCGCTCGCGCGCGCGGGCGAGCTCTCCTGGCGACGCGCCGCCGAGCGCACGCGCGACGTCTACCTCGCCGCCGCGGCGGCGCGACGCGACGGGTCGCCGGCGTGAAGGGCGACGGGGCGCGCGCCGGAAGCGTCGTCCTCGAGACGGCGCTCGTCTTCCTCGCGACGCTCGCCTACCTCTGGCTCTTCCGCCTCTACGGCTTCGACCTGGTCGACGAGGGAACGCAGCTCGCGCAGATCGACCGCGTGGCGCGCGGCGCGCGTCCGTACCTCGACTTCGAGACCGGCTACACGCCGGGCTACTTCGCGCTCGCCGTCGCGGTGTGGCGCGCCGGCGCGGGCGAGCTGGTGGCGCTGCGGACGTTCGGCGTGCTGCTGCACGCGACCACGGTGGCGCTGCTGTTCGCGTGCGCGCGTGCGTGGCTCGGCCGCGGGCTCGCGGTCGTGCTCGCGGCGTTCCACCTCGCGTTCCTCCTGCCGGTGTCGCCGCGGCAGGGGGCGCCGTTCAACACGCCGTACCCCGGCTGGATCGCGGCCCCGCTGGCGCTCGTCGCGCAGGCGCTGGTGGCGGGCCTCGCGGCACGGCGCGCGCTCGGCGGGGACGTCACGGGTGTTGCTCGTACCACGAGCGTCGCGAGCGCGGCGCGCGTGCTCGGCGCCGGGGTCGCGGCCGGGGTCGCGTTCTCCGTCAAGCCAAACGCGGGGCTGCTCGCGCTCGCCGGCGCCGGGCTCGCGCTCGTCCCCGGTTGGCCGGCCGCGGAAGGCTTCTCGCGGTGTCTCGCGCTCGCCGTGCGCGCCGCGGCGGTGCTGTCGGCGCTCGTCCTGCTCGGCGGCGCGGCGCTCGAGCCAGGCTACACGCTCGCGCTCGTGCTGCCGGTGGTGCTGGCGGCGGTGTGGACGGCGCCGGTCGCGCCGCAGACGGCGTCGCGTCCGCTGCTCGACGCCGTGCTGCTCGTCGTCGGCTTCGTGCTGCCGGTCCTCGTCTGGCTGCCGCCGCTCGTGCACGAGCTCGGCTGGGCGCGCTTCGCGCGCGAGGTGCTCTTGCTCGACGGCGGCGGCGTGGTCGCGGCGTACCTGCTGCCGTTCGCGCTGCCCGAGGCTCCGGCCGCGGCGCTGTGCGCCGGCGTCGGGCTCGCGCTCGTGCTGCTGCGCGTGGCACCCCGCGCCACGGCGGTGGCGCTCGTCGTCGGTCTCGCGACGCCGCTCGCGCTCGACGCCGATGCGTCAGCGCGCATCGTCGCCGAGCAGGCGTGCCTGTGGCTCGGGCCCCTCGTGCTGGCGCTCGGGCTCGTGCTCGTGCCGTCCGCGCGCGACACCGCGGGGACGCACGCGCTGCTCGCCTTCGCGGCGCTGTTCGCACTGCAGCTCTTCCCGCGTCCCGATCTGATCCACGTCGCGATGAGCGCGCCCTCGGTGCTGCTCGCCGCGGGTGCGGTGGTGCAAGTGTTGCTGCGTCGGATGCCTGCGGATCGCGCGCGTGCGGAGCGTGCGCACCGCGCGCCGTGGCTGCGCGCCGCCGCG is drawn from Candidatus Binatia bacterium and contains these coding sequences:
- a CDS encoding glycosyltransferase family 2 protein, which codes for MPKLIIQIPCLNEAETLPETVAALPRKLPGIDSIEILVIDDGSEDGTVEVARRLGVDHIVRFPQHQGLAKAFSAGIDAALKLGADIIVNTDADNQYEAHDIPALVKPILDGRADMVIGDRGPESLEHFSPLKRALQFYGSWVVRGLSGTNVPDAASGFRALSRRAALRLNVMSDFTYTLETLVQAGKKQLAVTHVPVRTRKTRPSRLFSSIPTYLRRSFVTLVRIYSLYEPIRVFWTLGAVMVSIGILIGLRFLYYYFFEPAGAGKVQSLILAAALSIIGMQTILMGLVADLIASSRSLIEDTLLRVRKMELRLGEAPDTEPGYHPEQEELEPLEVQRGTGAASR
- a CDS encoding glycosyltransferase, translated to MIALLFGTYNSRHAANSLLASDLRAAGFEVRECHEPLWEATRDKDAPYFAPLGLARLALRYLAAAARLARRFPASARGASLVVAGFNGQLDVLLARALAGGRRVLFAPLVTVSETLIDDRATYRDGTLAGRLLRALDRRTLAAADVVLIDTAAHRDYLIARLGAEPARVVVQYLGAEPAFAAAEAAGDAAGEADVANATDVASAARPLRVLGYSQYLPLHGNEVIAQAARLLTDDPSIAFELVGTGPERARVEPLLRALPNVTLVDWVPYEELPARIAAADVALGVFGTTDKARMVIPNKVYQAAQVGRAIVTADTPAIREVFVHGESAWLVPPEPRALADALLRLARDPDLRARLGRGARSAVERAAGPAVRAERLRAALAQRGLVAAAAPLVEGVAS
- a CDS encoding glycosyltransferase family 2 protein, whose protein sequence is MSEPVVAAVVVTWNGGSTTDTCIETLRESEGVRLRIIVVDNASRPEERERLVRQYGQASDVELVLLDENRHFAGGVNAGARRALEGEATHLLFLNNDTMLARDCIRLLVETAESHPEAGIVGPALLDLKPPHRPLSLGERYAAWSLAVPRTLLKVRSRGDGSPYRVGGIMGSAILVTRECFERVGPYREDLLVYYEEVDYCLRARRLGYQPLLVPGAIVLHDGMRGFVTGLQPYAAHLKTRNQLLLMRDHGSAAAWLAFVPIYLGLVVGSSVIYGLRGRSDVVSALWRGVREGLRHVLGRPAAAAGDAA
- a CDS encoding glycosyltransferase family 1 protein; this encodes MPLHVAIGAVVGVTGGPATYAVELVHALATLDDGPALELTVLTDRPDLFADLAGVRVVDVPLASSWRQPWWDNVAVPRHLRALAPDVYHGTKHALPLLATPARTAQVVTIHDLAVLAEPETFARAQRLQLLVHLRHAARAAQRVICVSRHAAGDVEARLGIPAERIAVVPHGVSARFRPLQDQRRREAVRRAYGAAEGFLVSFVGTAQPRKRIEVAVEAVARLRAEGLPIVLVIAGRRRPGYTAPWLEQPPPFVRLLGEVDAERLVELYGASDAMVSPSSFEGFGLTFVEAMACGCPVIGVAATSVPEVVGEGGLLVERPDAGLVADALARLLRDRELWAAKSRSALARAGELSWRRAAERTRDVYLAAAAARRDGSPA